From the genome of Vigna angularis cultivar LongXiaoDou No.4 chromosome 11, ASM1680809v1, whole genome shotgun sequence, one region includes:
- the LOC108333175 gene encoding probable NADH kinase isoform X1, whose amino-acid sequence MVMKKMRLLLLLKPFSVSSPPPHTPPQIIQFLENRRKVHHDAINFCQAILQKKSVEWKAVLRNNLLPPINDVDLVVTIGGDGTLLQASHSLDDKIPVLGVNSDPTRIDEVEQCSSEFDATRSTGHLCAASVENFEQVLDAILEGQFLPSELRRTMISVNALHLSTYALNDILVAHPCPASVSRFSFRIKEGNKPCSPLVNCRSSGLRVSTAAGSTAAMHSAGGFPMPILSRDLQYMIREPISTGEASDLMRGLIKDDQTLVATWTCRKGVIYIDGSHIYHTIQDGDIIAISSNAPVLKVLLPRHLL is encoded by the exons AtggtgatgaagaagatgaggcTATTACTGCTGCTAAAGCCCTTCAGTGTATCTTCACCACCTCCCCACACCCCCCCTCAG ATTATACAGTTCTTGGAGAATAGGCGTAAGGTACACCATGATGCAATAAACTTTTGTCAAGCTATTCTGCAAAAAAAGTCAGTTGAATGGAAAGCTGTATTGCGTAACAATTTGTTGCCACCCATCAATGATGTGGATCTAGTTGTCACAATTGGTGGTGATGGAACTCTTTTACAGGCTAGCCATTCATTGGATGACAAAATTCCTGTTCTTGGAGTGAATTCTGACCCTACACGTATTGATGag GTGGAGCAATGCAGCAGTGAATTTGATGCTACCAGAAGCACAGGCCATCTTTGTGCTGCTAGTGTTGAAAACTTTGAACAA gTTTTAGATGCTATACTTGAAGGTCAATTTCTTCCTTCCGAATTAAGAAGGACCATGATATCTGTTAACGCACTGCACTTGTCAACTTATGCTCTCAATGATATCTTAGTTGCACATCCATGTCCTGCCTCGGTTTCCAGGTTCTCATTCAG AATCAAAGAGGGTAACAAGCCATGTTCCCCTCTCGTTAACTGTAGATCAAGTGGTCTACGTGTTTCAACAGCTGCTGGTTCAACTGCTGCAATGCATTCAGCAGGTGGATTTCCAATGCCAATTTTATCTCGGGATCTCCAGTACATGATAAGGGAGCCTATTTCAACCGGGGAAGCCTCAGATCTTATGCGTGGATTGATCAAAGATGATCAAACATTAGTTGCTACATGGACCTGTAGAAAAGGAGTGATATATATTGATGGTTCTCATATCTATCATACCATCCAAGATGGGGATATCATTGCGATATCTTCCAATGCACCAGTTCTGAAAGTTCTATTGCCTCGTCATCTGTTATAG
- the LOC108333175 gene encoding probable NADH kinase isoform X3, whose product MVMKKMRLLLLLKPFSVSSPPPHTPPQASHSLDDKIPVLGVNSDPTRIDEVEQCSSEFDATRSTGHLCAASVENFEQVLDAILEGQFLPSELRRTMISVNALHLSTYALNDILVAHPCPASVSRFSFRIKEGNKPCSPLVNCRSSGLRVSTAAGSTAAMHSAGGFPMPILSRDLQYMIREPISTGEASDLMRGLIKDDQTLVATWTCRKGVIYIDGSHIYHTIQDGDIIAISSNAPVLKVLLPRHLL is encoded by the exons AtggtgatgaagaagatgaggcTATTACTGCTGCTAAAGCCCTTCAGTGTATCTTCACCACCTCCCCACACCCCCCCTCAG GCTAGCCATTCATTGGATGACAAAATTCCTGTTCTTGGAGTGAATTCTGACCCTACACGTATTGATGag GTGGAGCAATGCAGCAGTGAATTTGATGCTACCAGAAGCACAGGCCATCTTTGTGCTGCTAGTGTTGAAAACTTTGAACAA gTTTTAGATGCTATACTTGAAGGTCAATTTCTTCCTTCCGAATTAAGAAGGACCATGATATCTGTTAACGCACTGCACTTGTCAACTTATGCTCTCAATGATATCTTAGTTGCACATCCATGTCCTGCCTCGGTTTCCAGGTTCTCATTCAG AATCAAAGAGGGTAACAAGCCATGTTCCCCTCTCGTTAACTGTAGATCAAGTGGTCTACGTGTTTCAACAGCTGCTGGTTCAACTGCTGCAATGCATTCAGCAGGTGGATTTCCAATGCCAATTTTATCTCGGGATCTCCAGTACATGATAAGGGAGCCTATTTCAACCGGGGAAGCCTCAGATCTTATGCGTGGATTGATCAAAGATGATCAAACATTAGTTGCTACATGGACCTGTAGAAAAGGAGTGATATATATTGATGGTTCTCATATCTATCATACCATCCAAGATGGGGATATCATTGCGATATCTTCCAATGCACCAGTTCTGAAAGTTCTATTGCCTCGTCATCTGTTATAG
- the LOC108333175 gene encoding probable NADH kinase isoform X2, with product MVMKKMRLLLLLKPFSVSSPPPHTPPQIIQFLENRRKASHSLDDKIPVLGVNSDPTRIDEVEQCSSEFDATRSTGHLCAASVENFEQVLDAILEGQFLPSELRRTMISVNALHLSTYALNDILVAHPCPASVSRFSFRIKEGNKPCSPLVNCRSSGLRVSTAAGSTAAMHSAGGFPMPILSRDLQYMIREPISTGEASDLMRGLIKDDQTLVATWTCRKGVIYIDGSHIYHTIQDGDIIAISSNAPVLKVLLPRHLL from the exons AtggtgatgaagaagatgaggcTATTACTGCTGCTAAAGCCCTTCAGTGTATCTTCACCACCTCCCCACACCCCCCCTCAG ATTATACAGTTCTTGGAGAATAGGCGTAAG GCTAGCCATTCATTGGATGACAAAATTCCTGTTCTTGGAGTGAATTCTGACCCTACACGTATTGATGag GTGGAGCAATGCAGCAGTGAATTTGATGCTACCAGAAGCACAGGCCATCTTTGTGCTGCTAGTGTTGAAAACTTTGAACAA gTTTTAGATGCTATACTTGAAGGTCAATTTCTTCCTTCCGAATTAAGAAGGACCATGATATCTGTTAACGCACTGCACTTGTCAACTTATGCTCTCAATGATATCTTAGTTGCACATCCATGTCCTGCCTCGGTTTCCAGGTTCTCATTCAG AATCAAAGAGGGTAACAAGCCATGTTCCCCTCTCGTTAACTGTAGATCAAGTGGTCTACGTGTTTCAACAGCTGCTGGTTCAACTGCTGCAATGCATTCAGCAGGTGGATTTCCAATGCCAATTTTATCTCGGGATCTCCAGTACATGATAAGGGAGCCTATTTCAACCGGGGAAGCCTCAGATCTTATGCGTGGATTGATCAAAGATGATCAAACATTAGTTGCTACATGGACCTGTAGAAAAGGAGTGATATATATTGATGGTTCTCATATCTATCATACCATCCAAGATGGGGATATCATTGCGATATCTTCCAATGCACCAGTTCTGAAAGTTCTATTGCCTCGTCATCTGTTATAG
- the LOC108333876 gene encoding G-type lectin S-receptor-like serine/threonine-protein kinase At4g27290 isoform X2, with protein sequence MKNLMSLMRIIFLCYHMLLCLCEISLALDSISQDLSLSDDVDNTTLVSKDGTFELGFFTPGNSQKRYLGVWYRKIPIQTVVWVANRLNPINDSSGILRMNTSSGNLVLTHDDKVVWTTTSLKKAESPVALLLDSGNLVIRDEKDANIEAYLWQSFDYPTDTFLPEMKFGWDLRSGLNRKITAWKSPDDPSPSDFSFGMVLNSYPEAYMVKGNEKFYRSGPWNGLHSSGSPHVRANPIYDFRFVFNEAEVYYTYSLKNSSVISRLVLNATSYVRRRYVWIESKQIWEVYTSVPLDLCDSYSLCGANANCVISDSPVCQCLEGFKPKYPQAWNSMDWSHGCVRNKELSCENKHKDEFIKLPEMKTPDTTHSWLDQTIGLEECRAKCLDNCSCMAYASSDISGQGSGCAMWFGDLIDMRQFSDGGQEVYVRVDASELEHTSKSHKKGRVLAAVTVSLAVATVSGILVILGLCYRKKSRANVKERSDFSIKSYQNSAMEVGDMDLPVFDLSTIAKATNNFTLKNKIGEGGFGSVYRGTLADGLEIAVKRLSQSSGQGLTEFKNEVKLIAKLQHRNLVKLLGCCLEEEEKMLVYEYMINGSLNSFIFDQEKSELLDWSKRFNIICGITKGLLYLHQDSRLRIIHRDLKASNVLLDNELNPKISDFGMARIFGGDQKEGNTGRIVGTYGYMAPEYATDGLFSVKSDVFSFGVLLMEIISGKRSRGYYNQNHTQNLIGHAWELWKKGRPLELNPDDRPGMSSVLLMLVSEVELPEPKQPGFFGKYSGEGDSSTSKQQQSSTNEITITLLEAR encoded by the exons ATGAAGAACCTAATGTCTTTAATGAGAATCATTTTTCTGTGTTATCATATGCTTCTCTGTCTTTGTGAAATTTCCTTGGCACTTGACTCCATTTCTCAAGACCTGTCTCTAAGTGATGATGTTGATAACACCACCTTGGTTTCGAAAGATGGAACCTTCGAACTTGGATTCTTCACCCCAGGAAATTCCCAGAAACGTTACCTGGGGGTTTGGTACAGGAAAATCCCTATTCAAACTGTGGTTTGGGTTGCAAACAGGCTCAATCCGATCAATGATTCATCTGGCATCTTGAGGATGAACACCAGCAGTGGGAACCTTGTCCTCACACATGATGACAAAGTTGTTTGGACTACAACCTCTTTGAAAAAAGCAGAAAGCCCAGTAGCCCTTCTCTTGGATTCTGGCAATCTTGTGATAAGAGATGAGAAAGATGCAAACATTGAGGCCTACTTGTGGCAGAGCTTTGACTACCCTACTGATACCTTCTTACCAGAAATGAAGTTTGGTTGGGACTTGAGATCTGGTCTCAATAGGAAGATAACAGCTTGGAAGAGTCCTGATGATCCATCTCCCAGTGACTTCTCTTTTGGTATGGTGCTCAACAGCTATCCTGAAGCATACATGGTGAAGGGTAACGAAAAGTTCTACCGAAGTGGACCATGGAATGGCTTGCATTCAAGTGGTTCACCACATGTTAGGGCCAACCCCATTTATGACTTCAGGTTTGTTTTCAACGAAGCTGAAGTTTACTACACATATAGCCTCAAGAACTCCTCTGTGATCTCGAGGTTGGTGCTGAATGCAACAAGCTATGTTCGCAGACGGTATGTCTGGATTGAATCAAAGCAAATATGGGAGGTCTACACTTCAGTGCCACTGGACTTATGTGACAGTTATTCCCTTTGTGGAGCTAATGCAAATTGTGTTATATCAGATTCACCTGTGTGCCAATGTTTGGAAGGGTTCAAACCTAAGTACCCTCAAGCATGGAACTCAATGGATTGGTCTCATGGATGTGTCCGCAATAAGGAATTAAGCTGTGAGAACAAACACAAGGATGAATTTATCAAACTGCCTGAGATGAAAACGCCTGACACTACACATAGTTGGCTAGATCAGACAATTGGGCTAGAGGAATGCAGAGCCAAGTGCTTGGATAACTGTTCTTGTATGGCTTATGCAAGTTCAGATATCAGTGGACAAGGAAGTGGTTGTGCCATGTGGTTTGGTGATCTCATTGATATGAGACAGTTTTCAGATGGAGGCCAGGAAGTATATGTTCGAGTGGATGCTTCAGAATTAG AACACACCAGTAAGAGCCACAAGAAGGGAAGAGTCTTGGCTGCAGTGACAGTTTCTTTAGCTGTGGCAACAGTTTCTGGTATTCTAGTAATACTTGGCTTGTGTTATAGAAAGAAATCGCGCGCCAATGTGAAAG AAAGATCAGACTTCAGTATCAAATCATATCAAAACAGTGCAATGGAAGTGGGTGATATGGACCTACCAGTTTTTGACTTGTCAACTATAGCCAAAGCCACTAACAACTTTACACTCAAGAACAAAATTGGAGAAGGTGGATTTGGATCTGTATACAGG GGAACACTAGCAGATGGACTGGAAATTGCTGTGAAGAGACTTTCACAAAGTTCAGGACAAGGATTGACTGAATTCAAGAACGAAGTAAAATTGATTGCAAAACTCCAACACCGCAATCTTGTAAAGCTTCTTGGATGTTGCcttgaagaagaggaaaaaatgtTGGTTTATGAGTACATGATAAATGGCAGCCTGAACTCATTTATTTTTG ATCAGGAAAAGAGTGAGTTACTAGACTGGTCAAAGCGCTTCAACATTATATGTGGAATTACCAAGGGCCTTCTCTACCTTCATCAGGATTCCAGGCTAAGGATTATTCATAGAGATCTCAAAGCAAGTAATGTTTTACTTGATAATGAGTTGAACCCcaaaatttcagattttggcATGGCTAGAATATTTGGTGGAGATCAGAAAGAAGGAAACACTGGGAGAATAGTTGGTACTTA TGGCTACATGGCACCAGAATATGCAACTGATGGGCTATTTTCAGTGAAATCTGATGTTTTCAGCTTTGGAGTTTTATTGATGGAGATTATATCTGGGAAGAGAAGCAGAGGGTATTACAATCAGAACCACACCCAAAATCTCATAGGCCAT GCATGGGAACTCTGGAAAAAAGGAAGACCACTAGAACTG AATCCAGATGATAGGCCTGGAATGTCTAGTGTGCTCTTGATGTTAGTGAGTGAGGTTGAATTGCCTGAGCCAAAGCAACCAGGATTCTTTGGTAAATATTCAGGTGAAGGAGACTCCTCTACAAGCAAGCAGCAACAAAGTTCAACAAACGAAATAACCATTACCTTATTAGAAGCCCGTTGA
- the LOC108333876 gene encoding G-type lectin S-receptor-like serine/threonine-protein kinase At4g27290 isoform X1 produces MKNLMSLMRIIFLCYHMLLCLCEISLALDSISQDLSLSDDVDNTTLVSKDGTFELGFFTPGNSQKRYLGVWYRKIPIQTVVWVANRLNPINDSSGILRMNTSSGNLVLTHDDKVVWTTTSLKKAESPVALLLDSGNLVIRDEKDANIEAYLWQSFDYPTDTFLPEMKFGWDLRSGLNRKITAWKSPDDPSPSDFSFGMVLNSYPEAYMVKGNEKFYRSGPWNGLHSSGSPHVRANPIYDFRFVFNEAEVYYTYSLKNSSVISRLVLNATSYVRRRYVWIESKQIWEVYTSVPLDLCDSYSLCGANANCVISDSPVCQCLEGFKPKYPQAWNSMDWSHGCVRNKELSCENKHKDEFIKLPEMKTPDTTHSWLDQTIGLEECRAKCLDNCSCMAYASSDISGQGSGCAMWFGDLIDMRQFSDGGQEVYVRVDASELEHTSKSHKKGRVLAAVTVSLAVATVSGILVILGLCYRKKSRANVKERSDFSIKSYQNSAMEVGDMDLPVFDLSTIAKATNNFTLKNKIGEGGFGSVYRGTLADGLEIAVKRLSQSSGQGLTEFKNEVKLIAKLQHRNLVKLLGCCLEEEEKMLVYEYMINGSLNSFIFDQEKSELLDWSKRFNIICGITKGLLYLHQDSRLRIIHRDLKASNVLLDNELNPKISDFGMARIFGGDQKEGNTGRIVGTYGYMAPEYATDGLFSVKSDVFSFGVLLMEIISGKRSRGYYNQNHTQNLIGHAWELWKKGRPLELVDKSIEKSIFQSQILRCIHVSLLCVQQNPDDRPGMSSVLLMLVSEVELPEPKQPGFFGKYSGEGDSSTSKQQQSSTNEITITLLEAR; encoded by the exons ATGAAGAACCTAATGTCTTTAATGAGAATCATTTTTCTGTGTTATCATATGCTTCTCTGTCTTTGTGAAATTTCCTTGGCACTTGACTCCATTTCTCAAGACCTGTCTCTAAGTGATGATGTTGATAACACCACCTTGGTTTCGAAAGATGGAACCTTCGAACTTGGATTCTTCACCCCAGGAAATTCCCAGAAACGTTACCTGGGGGTTTGGTACAGGAAAATCCCTATTCAAACTGTGGTTTGGGTTGCAAACAGGCTCAATCCGATCAATGATTCATCTGGCATCTTGAGGATGAACACCAGCAGTGGGAACCTTGTCCTCACACATGATGACAAAGTTGTTTGGACTACAACCTCTTTGAAAAAAGCAGAAAGCCCAGTAGCCCTTCTCTTGGATTCTGGCAATCTTGTGATAAGAGATGAGAAAGATGCAAACATTGAGGCCTACTTGTGGCAGAGCTTTGACTACCCTACTGATACCTTCTTACCAGAAATGAAGTTTGGTTGGGACTTGAGATCTGGTCTCAATAGGAAGATAACAGCTTGGAAGAGTCCTGATGATCCATCTCCCAGTGACTTCTCTTTTGGTATGGTGCTCAACAGCTATCCTGAAGCATACATGGTGAAGGGTAACGAAAAGTTCTACCGAAGTGGACCATGGAATGGCTTGCATTCAAGTGGTTCACCACATGTTAGGGCCAACCCCATTTATGACTTCAGGTTTGTTTTCAACGAAGCTGAAGTTTACTACACATATAGCCTCAAGAACTCCTCTGTGATCTCGAGGTTGGTGCTGAATGCAACAAGCTATGTTCGCAGACGGTATGTCTGGATTGAATCAAAGCAAATATGGGAGGTCTACACTTCAGTGCCACTGGACTTATGTGACAGTTATTCCCTTTGTGGAGCTAATGCAAATTGTGTTATATCAGATTCACCTGTGTGCCAATGTTTGGAAGGGTTCAAACCTAAGTACCCTCAAGCATGGAACTCAATGGATTGGTCTCATGGATGTGTCCGCAATAAGGAATTAAGCTGTGAGAACAAACACAAGGATGAATTTATCAAACTGCCTGAGATGAAAACGCCTGACACTACACATAGTTGGCTAGATCAGACAATTGGGCTAGAGGAATGCAGAGCCAAGTGCTTGGATAACTGTTCTTGTATGGCTTATGCAAGTTCAGATATCAGTGGACAAGGAAGTGGTTGTGCCATGTGGTTTGGTGATCTCATTGATATGAGACAGTTTTCAGATGGAGGCCAGGAAGTATATGTTCGAGTGGATGCTTCAGAATTAG AACACACCAGTAAGAGCCACAAGAAGGGAAGAGTCTTGGCTGCAGTGACAGTTTCTTTAGCTGTGGCAACAGTTTCTGGTATTCTAGTAATACTTGGCTTGTGTTATAGAAAGAAATCGCGCGCCAATGTGAAAG AAAGATCAGACTTCAGTATCAAATCATATCAAAACAGTGCAATGGAAGTGGGTGATATGGACCTACCAGTTTTTGACTTGTCAACTATAGCCAAAGCCACTAACAACTTTACACTCAAGAACAAAATTGGAGAAGGTGGATTTGGATCTGTATACAGG GGAACACTAGCAGATGGACTGGAAATTGCTGTGAAGAGACTTTCACAAAGTTCAGGACAAGGATTGACTGAATTCAAGAACGAAGTAAAATTGATTGCAAAACTCCAACACCGCAATCTTGTAAAGCTTCTTGGATGTTGCcttgaagaagaggaaaaaatgtTGGTTTATGAGTACATGATAAATGGCAGCCTGAACTCATTTATTTTTG ATCAGGAAAAGAGTGAGTTACTAGACTGGTCAAAGCGCTTCAACATTATATGTGGAATTACCAAGGGCCTTCTCTACCTTCATCAGGATTCCAGGCTAAGGATTATTCATAGAGATCTCAAAGCAAGTAATGTTTTACTTGATAATGAGTTGAACCCcaaaatttcagattttggcATGGCTAGAATATTTGGTGGAGATCAGAAAGAAGGAAACACTGGGAGAATAGTTGGTACTTA TGGCTACATGGCACCAGAATATGCAACTGATGGGCTATTTTCAGTGAAATCTGATGTTTTCAGCTTTGGAGTTTTATTGATGGAGATTATATCTGGGAAGAGAAGCAGAGGGTATTACAATCAGAACCACACCCAAAATCTCATAGGCCAT GCATGGGAACTCTGGAAAAAAGGAAGACCACTAGAACTGGTTGATAAAAGCATAGAAAAGTCCATTTTTCAATCACAGATATTGCGTTGCATTCATGTTAGTCTCTTGTGTGTTCAACAGAATCCAGATGATAGGCCTGGAATGTCTAGTGTGCTCTTGATGTTAGTGAGTGAGGTTGAATTGCCTGAGCCAAAGCAACCAGGATTCTTTGGTAAATATTCAGGTGAAGGAGACTCCTCTACAAGCAAGCAGCAACAAAGTTCAACAAACGAAATAACCATTACCTTATTAGAAGCCCGTTGA